One genomic region from Arthrobacter sp. YN encodes:
- a CDS encoding molybdopterin molybdotransferase MoeA, translating to MSVPRSVATHRQAVVELLAGAATTKGNHRVPLLDALGKPLAVDVHAPLSLPPFANSQMDGFAVRSQDIPDDGGQLRVAAPVPAGATPTALKAGYAAPIMTGAMIPEGADAVIPIEKASPSTFPDPTTLDAVVDLPAVAPGAYVRNSGSDIHQGALALAAGTLLGPAQLGLLAALGLATVEVPEPLCVLLVTTGDEVVEPGEELTPGKIFDSNGTLLEASMRQAGLDVVRTGISDDDPAHLLAVLHHHTREADRPVDVIVTTGGVSKGAYEVVRQAMAGQPVDFLPVAMQPGGPQGLGTFNGVPFLGFPGNPVSCLVSFEMFLRPAVSEVMGTPVPRPVRSVRLAEPLTSPEGKHQVRRGSVAGDGILRMEGGAGSHLVHALARANALVQIPGNVTELTAGAEVEVWML from the coding sequence TTGTCCGTGCCCAGATCAGTTGCGACCCATCGCCAGGCAGTGGTGGAACTGCTGGCAGGCGCTGCCACCACCAAGGGAAACCACCGTGTGCCGTTGCTCGACGCACTGGGAAAGCCGCTGGCCGTCGATGTCCATGCGCCGCTCTCCCTGCCGCCGTTCGCCAACTCCCAGATGGACGGCTTTGCCGTCCGGTCACAAGACATTCCCGACGACGGCGGGCAGCTCAGGGTGGCAGCGCCCGTCCCGGCAGGTGCGACACCAACAGCGCTGAAGGCCGGCTACGCCGCCCCCATCATGACCGGGGCCATGATTCCAGAGGGTGCCGACGCCGTCATACCCATCGAGAAGGCGAGCCCCAGCACCTTCCCTGACCCCACCACCTTGGATGCCGTCGTCGACCTTCCCGCGGTGGCTCCCGGTGCTTACGTGCGGAACAGCGGCAGCGACATCCACCAGGGTGCCCTGGCCCTGGCAGCAGGCACCCTGCTGGGACCGGCCCAGCTTGGCCTGCTGGCAGCCCTGGGCCTGGCAACTGTCGAGGTCCCTGAACCCCTGTGCGTCCTCCTGGTCACCACGGGAGACGAGGTAGTGGAACCGGGGGAAGAACTCACGCCCGGCAAGATCTTCGACTCCAACGGAACGCTGCTTGAAGCGTCCATGCGCCAGGCAGGCCTTGACGTTGTCCGTACGGGCATCTCCGATGACGATCCTGCACACCTGCTGGCTGTCCTTCACCATCACACCCGGGAGGCGGACCGTCCCGTGGATGTCATTGTCACCACCGGGGGAGTGAGCAAGGGTGCCTACGAGGTGGTGCGCCAGGCGATGGCCGGCCAGCCCGTTGATTTCCTCCCCGTGGCAATGCAGCCGGGCGGGCCGCAGGGGCTGGGGACCTTCAACGGCGTTCCGTTCCTCGGATTTCCCGGCAACCCTGTCAGCTGCCTCGTCTCCTTTGAGATGTTCCTCCGGCCGGCCGTATCGGAGGTTATGGGAACTCCTGTTCCACGACCCGTTCGGAGCGTACGCCTGGCTGAACCCCTGACCTCGCCGGAGGGCAAACACCAGGTCCGGCGTGGTTCGGTGGCCGGGGACGGCATCCTTCGTATGGAGGGCGGCGCAGGTTCCCATCTGGTCCACGCGCTCGCCCGTGCCAACGCGTTGGTCCAGATCCCAGGCAACGTCACGGAACTCACAGCAGGAGCCGAAGTGGAAGTATGGATGCTGTGA
- the moaC gene encoding cyclic pyranopterin monophosphate synthase MoaC gives MDAVNETPGTTEHGGGLTHLRHDGTAQMVDVSAKAVTTREATATATVRTTPDVMVLLGAGELPKGDALAVARVAGIMAAKKTPELIPLCHPLPISKVTVDFHLGAGSVDILATVKTKGVTGVEMEALTAASVAALSVYDMIKAVDKHAVLTDIRVLAKSGGKSGDWDVSGEPVQEAGE, from the coding sequence ATGGATGCTGTGAATGAAACTCCCGGGACAACAGAACACGGCGGCGGCCTGACGCACCTGAGGCACGATGGCACTGCGCAGATGGTGGACGTCTCCGCGAAAGCAGTGACCACACGCGAGGCCACTGCCACGGCAACCGTCCGCACAACACCGGACGTAATGGTCCTCTTGGGCGCCGGTGAGCTGCCCAAAGGCGACGCGCTCGCCGTGGCACGGGTGGCAGGCATCATGGCGGCAAAGAAGACGCCCGAGCTGATCCCGTTGTGCCATCCGTTGCCGATTTCCAAAGTCACCGTGGATTTCCACTTGGGCGCCGGCTCGGTGGACATCCTGGCAACCGTCAAGACCAAGGGCGTGACCGGCGTCGAAATGGAAGCCCTGACGGCGGCATCGGTAGCGGCGCTGAGTGTCTACGACATGATCAAGGCCGTGGACAAGCACGCCGTGTTGACCGACATCCGCGTGCTGGCCAAGAGTGGCGGCAAGAGCGGCGACTGGGACGTCTCCGGGGAACCGGTCCAGGAGGCCGGCGAATGA
- a CDS encoding MogA/MoaB family molybdenum cofactor biosynthesis protein, whose translation MSACEPNTVRKAGVVIASTRAAAGIYADETGPIILDWLNEHGFETFPTMVVPDGEPVGAALRALLTQDPAVVITSGGTGLSPDDKTPEMTLPLLDREIPGIMEGIRRAGAAKTPMAMLSRGHAGAAGKTFIINLPGSPKGVMDGLAVLDPVIGHLCEQMEGSHGH comes from the coding sequence ATGAGTGCTTGCGAGCCGAACACTGTTCGGAAGGCCGGCGTCGTGATCGCCTCCACCCGGGCAGCTGCGGGAATCTATGCCGATGAGACGGGGCCCATCATCCTCGATTGGCTCAATGAGCACGGCTTCGAGACGTTCCCCACCATGGTGGTGCCGGACGGGGAGCCGGTGGGAGCTGCCCTCAGGGCGCTCCTGACCCAGGACCCCGCCGTCGTCATCACCAGCGGCGGAACGGGCCTGAGCCCGGACGACAAGACACCGGAGATGACGCTTCCGCTCCTGGACCGCGAAATTCCCGGCATCATGGAAGGAATCCGGCGCGCGGGCGCTGCGAAAACCCCGATGGCGATGCTGAGCCGCGGCCACGCGGGAGCTGCGGGAAAGACGTTCATCATCAACCTGCCGGGATCCCCGAAAGGCGTTATGGATGGATTGGCTGTCCTGGACCCAGTGATCGGGCACTTGTGCGAACAAATGGAAGGTAGCCATGGGCACTGA
- a CDS encoding molybdenum cofactor biosynthesis protein MoaE — MGTETDFEVVSAVLSAEPISVDQAIAAVESDTAGAVVSFSGVVRNHDSGKAVDRLSYSAHPTAHQVMSDVVAQLVAEHSGEADQPVRIWAAHRIGMLEIGDPALVCAVAAAHRGQAFAVCSELVDRVKAQVPIWKEQFFTDGTVEWVGAGE; from the coding sequence ATGGGCACTGAAACAGATTTCGAAGTAGTCAGCGCTGTCCTCAGCGCGGAACCCATCTCGGTGGATCAAGCCATCGCGGCGGTCGAATCGGACACCGCCGGGGCTGTGGTCAGCTTCAGTGGCGTGGTCCGGAACCACGATTCCGGCAAGGCCGTGGACCGGCTAAGTTACAGCGCCCATCCCACGGCGCACCAGGTCATGTCCGACGTCGTGGCCCAGTTGGTCGCCGAGCACTCAGGCGAAGCCGATCAGCCCGTCCGCATCTGGGCAGCGCACCGTATCGGGATGCTGGAGATCGGTGACCCGGCGCTGGTCTGTGCCGTCGCGGCGGCCCACCGGGGACAGGCGTTTGCTGTCTGTTCCGAGCTGGTGGACAGGGTCAAAGCGCAGGTTCCCATTTGGAAGGAACAGTTCTTCACCGACGGCACCGTCGAGTGGGTCGGCGCGGGGGAGTAG
- the dapB gene encoding 4-hydroxy-tetrahydrodipicolinate reductase: MTEQLAVAVLGAHGRMGIEAVKAVEAADDMKLVAALGRGDSLETLLDAGAQYVVDLTVPDTTETNVRFAVEHGIHAVVGTTGWNADRLESLRALLEQKPDTGVLIAPNFALGSVLASAFAAKASQYFESVEIIELHHPNKVDAPSGTAVRTAQLIADARQAAGVPASPDATETSLDGARGCDVEGVRVHSVRLRGLVAHQEVLFGGPGEQLTLRHDSFDRASFMPGVLLGLRKVAAHPGLTVGLDGYLDLGL, from the coding sequence ATGACCGAACAACTTGCTGTTGCAGTGCTGGGCGCCCACGGGCGCATGGGAATTGAAGCCGTGAAAGCTGTGGAAGCAGCTGATGACATGAAGCTTGTAGCCGCCCTGGGTCGCGGCGATTCCCTGGAAACCCTGCTCGACGCCGGCGCACAGTATGTTGTTGACCTCACCGTCCCGGACACCACCGAGACCAACGTCCGGTTTGCCGTGGAGCATGGCATCCACGCTGTTGTGGGTACCACCGGCTGGAATGCCGACAGGCTGGAGTCCCTCCGTGCATTGCTGGAGCAGAAGCCGGACACCGGCGTACTGATCGCCCCGAACTTTGCCCTGGGGTCTGTACTGGCCTCCGCTTTCGCAGCCAAAGCCTCACAGTACTTTGAGTCCGTTGAGATCATCGAGCTGCACCACCCGAACAAGGTGGACGCACCCTCCGGCACGGCGGTGCGTACGGCGCAGCTGATCGCTGATGCACGGCAGGCAGCCGGAGTTCCGGCAAGCCCGGACGCCACTGAAACGTCGTTGGATGGAGCCAGGGGCTGTGACGTGGAGGGTGTCCGCGTCCACAGTGTCCGGCTCCGCGGTTTGGTAGCCCACCAGGAGGTCCTTTTCGGCGGTCCGGGTGAGCAGCTGACATTGCGCCATGATTCCTTTGACCGGGCTTCCTTTATGCCTGGCGTCCTGCTGGGATTGCGCAAGGTCGCAGCGCACCCCGGCCTCACGGTTGGCCTGGACGGCTACCTGGACCTGGGGCTCTAG
- a CDS encoding heparan-alpha-glucosaminide N-acetyltransferase domain-containing protein: protein MTSQETAPPRKARDGGQVSSRLTGIDAARGAALLGMMSTHLLPTFGPSPSWEPTFVGLVFSGRSAALFAVLAGIGLALSTGKQEPRTGNDLWSARGGVAMRALVIAVVGLTLGGLDVNVAVILVHYAVLFLCVLPFLGLRLKALCFWAAGWVLLSPLLAYLVRPLLLDAAPPLQLGHNPNGEDLGTPARLLADLFFTGYYPVFQWISYLLIGLVIGRLALTTAKVQLLLLSCGVAVAAVSKLGGFLAMEALGGRAALEALPGTRGYPLENMLQINLTGLEQTGSWWWLATASPHAGTTLDLLHTSATAAAVVGFFLLLGTVAERIKVNILIVLSGPGAMTLSLYSAHVWVVSGFTNQPLPAGWTEEGMYWTQALCAVAIGVCFALLRRRGPLEWVAHTASKLGSYRPAAVG, encoded by the coding sequence ATGACTTCGCAAGAGACTGCGCCTCCGCGGAAAGCGCGCGACGGCGGCCAGGTCTCCTCCCGTCTCACAGGGATCGACGCCGCCAGGGGCGCAGCGTTGCTTGGCATGATGTCCACGCACCTACTGCCGACGTTCGGCCCCTCCCCGTCGTGGGAGCCGACATTCGTGGGACTGGTATTCTCGGGTCGGTCTGCTGCACTCTTCGCCGTCCTTGCCGGCATTGGGCTGGCGCTGAGTACGGGTAAGCAGGAACCCCGCACAGGCAACGATCTTTGGTCCGCCAGGGGCGGCGTGGCCATGCGCGCGTTGGTGATTGCGGTCGTCGGCCTCACTCTGGGAGGGCTGGACGTCAACGTCGCCGTCATCCTGGTGCATTACGCCGTACTTTTCCTGTGCGTCCTGCCGTTCCTTGGCCTTCGGCTCAAGGCACTGTGTTTCTGGGCGGCGGGCTGGGTTCTCTTATCTCCGCTGCTGGCCTACCTGGTCCGGCCCTTGTTGTTGGACGCCGCTCCTCCCCTGCAACTGGGTCACAACCCCAACGGCGAGGACCTGGGGACGCCGGCCCGCCTCCTCGCAGACCTCTTCTTCACTGGTTACTACCCGGTGTTCCAGTGGATCTCGTATCTGCTGATCGGGCTGGTGATCGGCCGGTTGGCGCTCACGACGGCGAAGGTGCAGTTGCTGCTGTTAAGCTGCGGAGTCGCTGTCGCTGCGGTGTCAAAGCTGGGTGGGTTCCTTGCCATGGAGGCATTGGGCGGCCGGGCCGCTCTGGAGGCGCTCCCCGGAACGCGCGGGTACCCGCTGGAAAACATGCTCCAGATTAATCTGACCGGGCTGGAGCAGACCGGTTCGTGGTGGTGGTTGGCCACGGCATCCCCCCATGCAGGGACCACGCTGGACCTGCTGCACACCAGCGCAACAGCCGCTGCAGTGGTGGGTTTCTTCCTCCTGCTGGGTACCGTGGCCGAACGTATCAAGGTCAATATCCTGATAGTGCTCAGCGGGCCGGGAGCCATGACGCTCAGCCTCTACTCGGCCCATGTATGGGTGGTTTCGGGGTTCACCAACCAGCCGCTCCCTGCGGGGTGGACAGAAGAGGGCATGTACTGGACCCAGGCACTGTGTGCCGTGGCAATCGGAGTCTGCTTCGCCTTGCTCCGGCGCCGCGGACCGCTGGAGTGGGTAGCCCATACGGCGTCGAAGCTGGGCAGCTACCGTCCCGCAGCGGTGGGCTGA
- a CDS encoding carbon-nitrogen hydrolase family protein, which translates to MTLTPPHVPTQRPAPLDATSVESPFADTAPAGPGFVEARPRPGEEPDDLAVLRAAVVQYEALLPGAGGAAVEANVAAHVVLVEQACERGARLVLFPELSLTGYELTAFEVPGGAGQPSLGSQPSPWLTDGDPRLHPLQDVCARTGTVAVVGAGWREADRTPRLASLIVGRDGSVKPVFKTHLHGPERELFVPGNGPAVLDVDGWRVAFAVCADAAHPAHAGAAAEAKADVYAVSALYTRGEELRLGLHLGARSMDHRMFGLLANLGGKTPLGPSCGLSGGWGPDGAALVRVAGTGTEAAMVSLDRSRLDAYRSAAGA; encoded by the coding sequence GTGACTCTGACACCCCCGCATGTCCCAACCCAAAGGCCGGCCCCCCTGGATGCCACGTCCGTTGAGAGCCCGTTCGCTGACACCGCGCCCGCAGGGCCCGGGTTCGTTGAGGCCCGGCCTCGCCCTGGGGAAGAGCCGGATGACCTGGCAGTGCTTCGCGCCGCCGTCGTTCAGTATGAAGCGCTGCTGCCGGGTGCTGGGGGCGCGGCCGTGGAAGCAAACGTCGCCGCCCATGTGGTGCTGGTGGAGCAAGCCTGCGAACGTGGCGCACGCCTGGTGCTTTTTCCCGAGCTCTCCTTGACGGGGTATGAACTCACCGCCTTTGAAGTCCCCGGCGGAGCAGGGCAGCCTTCACTGGGCAGTCAACCGTCGCCGTGGTTGACCGACGGTGACCCGCGGCTCCACCCCCTCCAGGATGTCTGTGCCCGCACCGGGACGGTGGCGGTCGTCGGGGCAGGCTGGCGTGAGGCGGATCGGACGCCCCGGCTGGCCTCGCTCATCGTTGGCCGTGACGGTTCGGTGAAACCGGTCTTCAAAACGCATTTGCATGGGCCGGAGCGGGAGCTTTTTGTCCCTGGAAACGGCCCGGCAGTGCTGGACGTTGACGGATGGCGGGTTGCCTTTGCCGTCTGTGCTGACGCCGCGCATCCTGCCCACGCCGGTGCCGCGGCGGAAGCGAAGGCCGATGTGTATGCAGTGTCCGCGCTGTACACGCGGGGCGAGGAACTCAGGCTCGGATTGCATTTGGGCGCCCGATCCATGGACCACCGGATGTTCGGATTATTGGCAAACCTTGGAGGGAAAACGCCGTTGGGCCCCTCCTGCGGTCTCAGCGGAGGGTGGGGTCCCGACGGTGCTGCCCTGGTCCGGGTGGCGGGCACCGGGACGGAGGCAGCCATGGTGTCGTTGGACCGGTCCCGCCTTGACGCCTACAGATCCGCGGCAGGGGCATGA
- the dapA gene encoding 4-hydroxy-tetrahydrodipicolinate synthase, producing MSDLRAHTPALGTLLTAMVTPFTEDGKVDYDQAAVLAEKLVQDGCDGLVVTGTTGETSTLTDDENLGMFRAVKEAVGGKAAIIAGTGTNDTAHSVHLSQRAAEVGVDGLLIVTPYYNKPSQAGVRAHFETIASSTDLPVMLYDIPGRSSIAIAPETMIGLAKHQNIVAVKDAKADFAAATRVMAETDLVFYSGDDGLTLQWMALGAVGLVGVTTHVATRRFRELIDAVNASDLATARAINFELEPVIRATMTRVQGAVAAKQILKWQGVLPNSVVRLPLVEPDAAEIDIIRGDLAEAGMDFNV from the coding sequence ATGTCTGACTTGCGCGCCCACACTCCCGCCCTTGGTACCCTCCTGACCGCGATGGTCACCCCGTTCACCGAGGACGGCAAGGTGGACTACGACCAAGCCGCTGTACTGGCAGAGAAGCTTGTCCAGGATGGTTGCGATGGGCTCGTTGTTACCGGCACCACCGGGGAGACCTCAACCCTTACAGATGACGAAAACCTTGGTATGTTCCGGGCGGTCAAAGAAGCCGTCGGCGGCAAGGCCGCCATCATTGCCGGAACAGGCACCAACGACACCGCACACTCGGTGCACCTTTCCCAGCGCGCGGCTGAGGTTGGCGTGGACGGTCTCCTGATCGTCACGCCCTACTACAACAAGCCCAGCCAGGCAGGCGTCCGGGCGCACTTCGAGACCATTGCCTCGTCAACGGATCTCCCCGTCATGCTCTACGACATCCCGGGCCGCTCCTCCATTGCGATTGCTCCTGAGACCATGATCGGACTGGCCAAGCACCAGAACATCGTGGCGGTCAAGGACGCCAAGGCAGATTTTGCCGCCGCTACCCGGGTCATGGCAGAGACTGACCTCGTCTTCTATTCCGGTGATGACGGATTGACCCTCCAGTGGATGGCGCTCGGCGCCGTCGGCCTGGTGGGCGTCACCACCCACGTGGCCACGCGTCGCTTCCGCGAACTGATCGACGCCGTGAACGCCAGCGACCTCGCCACTGCGAGGGCCATCAACTTTGAACTGGAACCCGTCATTCGCGCAACCATGACGCGGGTCCAAGGCGCAGTAGCCGCCAAGCAGATTCTCAAGTGGCAGGGAGTCCTGCCCAACTCGGTTGTCCGTTTGCCCCTCGTGGAGCCGGACGCAGCCGAGATCGACATCATCCGCGGGGATTTGGCGGAAGCCGGAATGGACTTCAACGTCTAG
- a CDS encoding ribonuclease J — protein sequence MTQTALPGLVTPPKLPKGTLRIVPLGGLGEIGRNMAVFEIDGKLLVVDCGVLFPEETQPGVDLILPDFSYIEDRLQDVVGVVLTHGHEDHIGAVPYLLRLKADIPLIGSQLTLALVEAKLQEHRIKPYTLTVTEGQVEQFGPFECEFIAVNHSIPDALAVFIRTEGGTVLHTGDFKMDQLPLDGRITDLRHFARLGEEGVDLFMADSTNADVPGFTTAEKEIGPTLDRLFGQAKKRLIVASFSSHVHRVQQVLDAAGKHGRKVAFVGRSMVRNMAIAAKLGYLDVPAGILVDIKNIDNMPDDRVVLMSTGSQGEPMAALSRMANGDHRVVVGPGDTVILASSLIPGNENAVFRIINGLLKLGADVIHKGTAKVHVSGHAAAGELLYCYNILEPLNAMPVHGETRHLIANGNIARESGVPSEGIILSDNGTVIDLKDHKANIVGQVEVGFVYVDGSSVGEITDADLKDRRILGDEGFISIITVINRTTGKIVSGPEIHARGVAEDDSVFDEIIPKINAALEDAVLNHADHTNHQLQQVVRRIIGTWVNRKLRRRPMIIPVVLEA from the coding sequence ATGACCCAAACCGCCCTTCCCGGACTGGTTACGCCGCCGAAACTGCCGAAAGGCACGCTGCGGATTGTTCCGCTCGGTGGCCTGGGAGAGATCGGCCGCAACATGGCCGTCTTCGAAATCGACGGCAAGCTGCTGGTCGTTGACTGTGGCGTGCTCTTCCCAGAAGAGACCCAGCCCGGCGTAGACCTTATCCTGCCCGATTTCTCCTACATCGAAGACAGGCTGCAGGACGTCGTTGGCGTCGTGCTGACGCACGGTCACGAGGACCACATCGGTGCTGTTCCCTACCTGTTGCGCCTTAAGGCCGATATTCCTCTAATCGGGTCCCAGCTGACCCTGGCCCTGGTGGAAGCAAAGCTGCAGGAACACCGGATCAAGCCGTATACCCTGACCGTCACCGAGGGCCAGGTGGAGCAATTCGGCCCGTTCGAGTGCGAGTTCATTGCCGTGAACCACTCCATCCCTGATGCCCTGGCCGTTTTCATCCGGACCGAGGGTGGCACGGTGCTGCACACAGGCGACTTCAAGATGGACCAGTTGCCGTTGGATGGCCGCATCACCGACCTCCGCCACTTCGCCCGGTTGGGCGAAGAGGGCGTGGACCTTTTCATGGCGGACTCCACCAACGCGGACGTCCCTGGGTTCACCACGGCCGAAAAGGAAATTGGTCCCACTCTGGACCGCCTGTTCGGCCAAGCCAAGAAGCGCCTCATCGTCGCGTCGTTCTCGTCCCATGTTCACCGTGTCCAACAGGTCCTTGATGCCGCAGGGAAGCATGGCCGCAAGGTTGCATTCGTTGGACGCTCCATGGTGCGCAACATGGCCATCGCCGCCAAGCTGGGGTATCTCGATGTGCCGGCCGGCATTTTGGTGGACATCAAGAACATCGACAACATGCCCGATGACCGCGTGGTCCTTATGTCCACCGGTTCCCAGGGCGAGCCGATGGCGGCACTGTCACGCATGGCCAACGGCGACCACCGCGTAGTGGTTGGACCCGGCGACACCGTCATTCTGGCCTCCAGCCTGATTCCCGGCAACGAGAATGCCGTGTTCCGCATCATCAACGGACTCCTCAAGCTCGGCGCAGATGTGATCCACAAGGGAACAGCAAAGGTCCACGTCTCCGGGCACGCAGCGGCAGGGGAGCTCCTGTACTGCTACAACATCCTTGAGCCGCTCAACGCCATGCCTGTGCACGGCGAAACCCGTCACCTTATTGCCAACGGCAACATTGCGCGGGAATCCGGTGTTCCGTCCGAGGGCATCATCCTGAGCGACAACGGCACAGTGATCGACCTGAAGGACCACAAAGCCAACATCGTTGGCCAAGTAGAGGTCGGATTCGTCTACGTGGACGGTTCCAGCGTGGGTGAGATTACCGACGCCGACCTGAAGGACCGTCGAATCCTCGGGGACGAAGGCTTCATTTCCATCATCACGGTCATCAACCGCACTACCGGCAAGATCGTGTCCGGACCGGAAATCCATGCCCGTGGTGTTGCTGAGGATGATTCCGTCTTCGACGAGATCATCCCCAAGATCAACGCCGCACTGGAAGACGCTGTGCTTAATCACGCAGACCACACCAACCATCAGCTGCAGCAGGTGGTGCGCAGGATCATCGGCACGTGGGTCAACCGCAAGCTCCGCCGCCGTCCCATGATCATTCCGGTGGTCCTTGAGGCGTAG